Genomic window (Streptomyces sp. SLBN-31):
GCGGGGCGGGGCGGACACCACTCCCCGCCCCGCCCCGGGCCCGACTAAGAGAAAGGAGACGCCCACCATGGCTCAGCCGCTGACTACCTTGGACGATCTCACCGCAGATGACTTCCTGCGTCAGCTTGCGGCGCTGCGAGATCAGCGAGAACAGATCGATCGACACATTCGCGCCTGCCTGGCCTACGCGCGGGAGTTCACCGGTCCCCGCCCGTACACCCTGGCGTCGCTGGCTGAAGCGGCCGGACTATCAATCTCGGGCGTTCGCACCGCCTACAGCCCGGCCGACTGCGAAGCCGTAGCCCGTGCGCTGGGTCGGGCTCCTCGGAGGCAGGCATGACCCGGCCCACTGGGCGCCTCCGCCCCGATGCTGTGCTCGTACAAGCCGTGATCGCCGGTGCTCTGTCCTTCGCCCATTTGCACGACCTCGCCGACGCGGCCGGGCAGTCCGGATGGAAGGCCTGGGCCTACCCCGTCTCGGTCGACCTGCTGCTCGTCGCAGCGTGGCGACGGCTGCGCTCGGATGGTCCTTCCCGACTCGCCTGGTGCTGGTTCCTGGTAGCCCTGGTGGCCTCGCTCGGTGCCAACATCGCCACCGCCGGATTCCTCGACCTGGCCGACCCGCCCGCCCTGCTCCGCCTCGGCGTCGCGGGATGGCCTGCGCTGGCCTTCCTCGGCGGCACATTGCTCGCCCACTCACCCTCACCCGCTCCGACCGCAGACCGCAATCCGGTTGTGCCGGCGCCCACAGCGCCTGTCCCCGCACCCGACGTCGAGCCCGAACCGGTGCCTGCTCCGGCTATCACTGCCGAGGACACCCCGGCGCTTCCGGCCCGCGAGCCTCCGGCGGTGGCGGTCCCGGCTGCCCTCGTGGACCACGCACGAAAGGTCGCTGCCGACCACGAAAGCCGCACCGGCACCCGGATCGACACCGAGACCCTGCGCGCCCGCCTCGGCGTCCCGCCCCACCTCGCCGACGCCATCGCCGCCCAACTCGCCTAATCGAAAGGAGTCTGACCGATGGGACACCGCTTCTTCCTCTTCGAACGCCTCCAGCGCTACGGCCCCGTGGAGATCGGCCGCGCCCTCACCCGCGACGGTGAAAAGGGGTACGTCGCCTCATGCACCGCGGATCAGTGCGGCTGGTCGGCCGAGTACTCCAGCTACGGGCCGGCCTGCATGGCGGCCAAGGGGCACCGCTGCCAGATCAAGAGCAAATACGAGGGACGGAGGTAGCGCCGTGTCTGTGCCGCTGTGGTTCTTCATCGCCTGCCTCGCCGTGGTCGGCGTAAAGACTCTCCGACCTCCGCTCTGGCTCGTGGTTGTCCTCCTCGTCGGCGGCTACCTCGCCGCCAACAGCCTCCTCGCTCCGTTCGCCGACCCGTTCCTCAAGTAGCCACTCTCAGACAGGAGTTGAGCCATGTTCCGTCCGCAGATTCCGACCATGCCGACGCCCACCGGCGCGGTTTCCCCGCCCGTCGTCGAGCCGACCGCCGTCATCCCGGCCACCCAGACCCCGACGTCTACCGCCCCGGCTCCTGCGCCCGCGGCTCCTGCGCC
Coding sequences:
- a CDS encoding DUF2637 domain-containing protein, translated to MTRPTGRLRPDAVLVQAVIAGALSFAHLHDLADAAGQSGWKAWAYPVSVDLLLVAAWRRLRSDGPSRLAWCWFLVALVASLGANIATAGFLDLADPPALLRLGVAGWPALAFLGGTLLAHSPSPAPTADRNPVVPAPTAPVPAPDVEPEPVPAPAITAEDTPALPAREPPAVAVPAALVDHARKVAADHESRTGTRIDTETLRARLGVPPHLADAIAAQLA
- a CDS encoding mobile element transfer protein gives rise to the protein MGHRFFLFERLQRYGPVEIGRALTRDGEKGYVASCTADQCGWSAEYSSYGPACMAAKGHRCQIKSKYEGRR